CCACCTACCGGGACCTACCAGCCAGCAGGGTGGTGGGGACCCCCGAGCCCGGCCTGGGAGCTGGAGCACCCCAGGACCCTGGGGGGGCAGCCCGGGCCTGTGAGGAGTACCTCAGCCAGATCCACAGTTGTCCCACATTGCAGGATCGCATGGAAAAGATGAAGGAGATCGTGGGTTGGATGCCCTTGATGGCTGCACAGAAAGATTTCTTCTGGGAGGCCCTGGACATGCtgcagagggctgctggaggggttggccCGGGCCCCTCAACCCCTGAGAGCTGAGCCCCTTTCCTAGTCTTAACCCCTGGAGGGAGAGTCTGGCCCTGGGCCAGGAGCTAAGGAGAGTGGGATGGTAGCAATAAACATTGTATGTGCacatggggaggggtgggaattGCTAGGCTTGCCAGGGTGGGCAGGGAACTGTTTTGTAAAATGTTCAGGGGGCTGCCCGGGAGGGACCCCCAACCTGACTATCATGGACAAGAGATTTGATGGGCAAATAGAATAAAAGGCTGAAGTGAGGCCCTGTTTGGAACCCTGTGGCCTGGTAGGAAAAtagggcaggggatgggggccCCAATGCCCCCCAATCAGGAGGGCGATGGAAGGCAGGGGGATGGacgaggaggcagagagagcagaagtgGCTCAAGCATTCAGGTGTTGCTGAACTGACCACCTGAATCTTAGagctctctttcccctcccactCCCAAGAGTGGTCCAGGCTTCTTGACTTGAAGTCCAAGCCCCACCTTCTGGAACAATGCAGTCAACATATGCTTCTCGGTCCCCTtatggatcctctgtctgtcagACTTACTCCCATCCTGAGGGGGCCACCTGCTTCTGACCTCGGTCCCTGTGAAGTcagccacctcctcccctcctctgtttAATCTTCCTTCCCTCACTTTCTCCTCCATTCTCCTCCTCACTAAGAGGGATGCTCCCTTTATCCGCATCTGACCCACTCCTGgatctccaaatatttgggagGGAAAATGGGCGGGCAGAAAGAATTTTCTCCTTGGCCTAGTCTGGTCCAGGGATGCAAAGAAGACAGTAGAAATTTGAAGCGGAAAATCAGCTGGAGCAGGGGGTGGTCAGGAAGGGGGTGAGTGACTAGTTGTTGGGGGTCTAGGGAAGGACTTTCTACGGGTACTGAGGAGGCAGGCATGGGGAGGATCATGAGGAAGGACCAGAGGCTGTGTTCACAGGATGCTTGGGTACTGGACACAGCAGGCTTCCAGATGACATTACTTGATGCCTGCATTACAGCTGAGGGTTGatgctccctctgcccttcatTGCTCCACCCCCTACTTAGGTCAATATTTATGTGTCCTAGACCTAGAGAGGCCCCTGGACTCACCACTGTCCCGACTGCACTCTCCCTGTCCCGCCTTCCCCACCGCCCGCCCCGCTGGCCAGTCCCCACGCCCACACACCCGAGGCTGCCTCATCTGGCACTGATtatccctgctgctgctgctgccgctgctaaACTCAGCTGCTGCCTCGGTCTCGAGGACCCCAGCGCCTCTCCCCCCAGCCATGCTGCCTGCTGCCACTGCCTCCCTCTTGGGGCCCCTCCTCACTGCCTGGGCCCTGCTGCCTTTCGCCCAGGGCCAGACCCCCAACTACACCAGGTAGGTCTCTTGGCACCTTCCAGATAGCTTGAGTGAGCTTCAAAAGCCCTGATTCTTGGGGGTTTTGCCTGTGGATCCTGTGGATCCTTTCACTAACACACCACCCCCCCAGATTTCCcgcagcccccaccctccccaggccccaagttctccctccctgctccaagACCACTGTCTCCAGCGGGGCACCACTAGCCACCATTCCTCCACCCTTTGTCCCCTGCCCTCTAAGTTTCCCCATCCTCCCAGACCCTTGGCCCCCCCCATGGAACCTGAGAGCTCCAAGACCTTCAACTTGCCTGGTATCTGGACATCTGGATTCCAGGAGGGAATTAGAGATGGTGGGGGAAGCGAGTGGGAGACTTGGGAATCAGATACTCAAGTAGTTAGCAGGAACAGGAGCAGGGCAAAGGTTGGGAGCTGGGGGACCCTGGTCTCCAGGTTCAATATGAGGGCCATCACTGCTGCTTCTcatctccccgccccctccccccccatggCCTCGTGGCTGTGTCCACATCTGGAAGTAGTTAGGCGGCTCCTGTCCCCGACTGCCAGGCAGGGCTCGAGGGGGGAGAGTGAGGAACAGCCCGAGGAGGATTCCGGGAATTcctgttggggtgggggtggggattgggGGGTGTTGTGGAGACAGCCACATGTTCCAGATCCTCTCAATCCCAGCCTGGCTGGCTGAAGCTGCCCCAGACCCCCTTTCTCCCTCATCCCCCTGGCTTCCCTCTCTGGCCCCTCACCCTCATTACCCTATCCTTCCCAAGCTCTCCTCCACTCATGGCTGCCCCCTCTTCTGTTCTCCAGACCTGTGTTCCTGTGCGGAGGGGATGTGACTGGGGAGTCCGGTTACGTGGCAAGTGAGGGTTTCCCCAACCTCTACCCCCCTAATAAGGAATGCATCTGGACAATAACGGTGAGAAAGACCCTCTCATCGCTACCCCCTTGTTGAAGTCTCTGAGGCCTGACTGCTAAGATAACCCGGGTCCACCCAGCCCCTGCCGCCCTCCTCCCTGCACCACTGCGCCCAGGGAAGTCCAGGCCCCCTCCCGTCTTCACTGATGGCAGCAGAGCCCACAGTAACATGTGGCAAAGTGTCCTCACACCTTAACTCTAGGCCTGCTCTTCTACTCCCAGTTTTATTTCTGGCCCTCGAATCTCTCCACAGACCCCAGGGCTTGTCCCCTGGGCAATGAGTTCCTGCAGAGCCCAGGCCCTCTGCTCTGTTCCCCGATGGCGTCCCTTCCTGTTCAGGCCCAGTGTCCATATGAAATGCTTGGGGAAAGGGAAGTATCCTTTGCCTCGGTTGTGTGTGGCCTGACTTTGCAGGTCCTCTCCCCTGTCCTCGTCGTCAGGTCCCTGAGGGCCAGACTGTGTCCCTTTCCTTCCGAGTCTTCGACTTCGAGCTGCACCCTGCCTGCCGTTACGATGCTCTGGAAGTCTTTGCCGGGTCTGGAACCTCCGGCCAGCGGCTTGGACGTTTCTGCGGGACCTTCCGGCCAGCGCCCTTAGTCGCCCCCGGCAACCAGGTGACCCTGAGGATGACTGCAGACGAGGGCACAGGAGGACGAGGCTTCCTGCTCTGGTACAGCGGGCGGGCCACCTCGGGCACTGGTGAGACTTCCCTCACCTTCGCCTTCCCCCTCTCCTGGCTCCGCCCCCGGcgcaggccccacccccagccttaacctaccccccccccccccaagacaaACCCTGCGCCCGAGAGCCTAGGGCCCCCATTACCTCCCTTACCCTTTTTCCTCACTAACTGCCCcttcagtccctcctccccatcttctCTCGCCCCTCCCGCACCCACCCATCCCCTCTTCCAGGCCCCCCCCCAGGCGCGAGGCGGAAATGGGTCACCGACCCGCGGGTGGAATGGGCGGCCTGGGGTTACTGGGACGGTGAGTAACTGCCCGCCCCCGTCCGCAATCGGGCTCCCTCAGACGGGCGCGAGGGGGCACCCCCGGGCTGGGGGACTAGGTTCCCCCGACCCGGAGCTCCCTacacccagcccagggctcccGATTGCGGTCCCATCACCCCCTCCTGGCGGCAGAAGCCTCCCCTAAAATGTTTAAGGCAGGGGCCTCGCCAAAGAGGCCTCTGGGGCTGTGCCCCAGTTTGAGGGCGCCCTCACAGAGTGAGGACTCCCCAGCCTGCAAAGGGGACTTTTCCGCCGGGCGGGGGAGATGGGATCTCCCAGGGGAAGAGGAGCGAGGTGGCCGCGGGTCAGGGGGAGGGGCGAGAAGGGAGCGTGTCCAGCCaagtcctcctcccccttccaccGCCTGACTGGGCGCCCGGCTCCAAGACTCCCCTGAGCGCTGGTCCTCCAAGCCCCCTCTCTGCTAACCAACCCCCTCTTTCCTACCCCTCTTCTTATCCCCTCCCGCTGAGACCCAGACTTCCGAGCTTCCAGCACCGGCTTCCAGCCTAGAGCTCTCCTCGAGCTGACCGAGGGTCTCCaccgcctcccacccccactcctttctcccctccccagagcacCAATTTTGCGGGGGGCGGCTGGAGAAGGCCCAGGGAACCCTGACCACGCCCAACTGGCCCGAGTCTGATTATCCCCCGGGCATCAGCTGTTCCTGGCACATCATCGCTCCCCCGGACCAGGTACCGATCCCCAGCCCCGGCTGCCCTCGGGGACCCAGGCGGCGTCCTCCAGCATGCAGCCAGCAGGGATTAATTGACCATCTGCTATGTCCCGACCAGTGAGCTCGCGCTGGTGGGGAGCAAAAACAGACCCAGAACTGCttgcactcaaaaaaaaaatgtaaaattacaccTGTGACGGTCTTACGAGAGTGAGGTACACGATGCTGATATATaaacggtgtgtgtgtgtgtgtgtgtgtgtgtgtgtgtgtgtgtgtgtgtgtggaggcgGTGGAGGTGGATGCTGGGTCTGTTCCTTTTGAATGAGCCAGGACTAGACCTTGCCGACGACGGCAACAGACGCCACTGAAAGGTTCCCCTGAGTGTGTGATCCTCCGAGTGGTGGTGAATGCTTtagcggggggaggggagatctCCAGGGGACGCGGGAGTGGAAAGAGGAAGCTGTGGCGAGCTTCTGGGCTTCCGGAGGCGACGACGCggagtggaggaggagagaggtgCAGGGCTTCCGCGCCCTCAAGCCGCCCTGGGTCCTGCCGCCAGGTAATCTCGCTGACCTTCGGGAAGTTTGACCTGGAGCCCGACACCTACTGCCGCTACGACTCGGTCAGCGTATTCAACGGAGCCGTGAGCGACGACGCCAAGAGGCTGGGGAAGTTCTGCGGCGACACCGCCCCGGGGTGAGGGGGCGGGACCTGGGTGGACGGTGGGCCGGGGAGTCTCCAATTCCCCAAGGGAAACAGTGGTGGGAACCTCGCGGCGGTTGGGAGGGGCCAGGCTTAGCTGAAGAGGCGGGATCTGAACCCGGGAGCCCCCACACTGGTGGGCGGAGCTAGTAGGAAGCCAGGCAAACCGGGTCCGCGGATGCAGAGGCGAGTAGGTCCTGCGAAGCAAGGAAGCTGGTACAGTCAACCCCGAGCAGAGGTCACAAGGCCCGCCTGACGCATCTCCCGCTGCCCCGCCATCCGCAGTCCCATCTCCTCCGAAGGAAACGAGCTCCTCGTCCACTTCGTCTCTGACCTCAGTGTCACGGCCGATGGCTTCTCCGCCTCCTACAAGACCCTGCCGCGGGGTGCCGCCAAAGAAGAGCAGGCCCAGAACGCCGGGGAGGATGCCCGGTCGGGTACCCCGATCCTCAGCCCGGGCCCCAAGCCCGGACTCCCATCTGAGGAGAAACCAAAAGCCTCGTCTGAGGCCCAGGCAACTCCGGGGGGCCCCGGTGAGtctgggaagggggaggaaggggacgCAGACTGAAGGCAGCCGTTTCAAAGGTCTCCTTTCtgaactcattcattcactcatacaTCACTCACTGGTGCCTCCTCTGAACTGGTACTGGGCGCTGGGGCCCAAAGCTGGAAAGAGCTCGGAATGGGTCCTAATCAATGAGGCCGTTATGGGGAAAGTGGCACTTCCTACCCGCTGCGTAGGTCGCCCTCCACAAACCGCGTCCCCCTCCCTCCTAGATGTGCCCAGTGTCCCCTGCCCAAAGCAGTGCCGCCGGACAGGCACCTTGCAGAGCAACTTCTGTACCAGCAACCTGGGTAAGAAGCCCCATCTCCCAGCTTTGCTCGTCCAGCAGCTCTCACTTCCCTCCGGCCCTCAAATCCCTCCTCCTGGTTCCAGCCCCGAgctggcctcctctctcctcaccgCTCACCCCCACTCTCCCACAGTGGTGACCGCAACAGTGAAGTCCATGGTTCGGGGCCCAGGGGAGGGCCTCACTGTCACTGTCAGTCTCATTGGTGCTTACAAAACCGGTGGCCTGGACCTGCCTTCTCCACTCACTGACACTCCCCTGAAGTTTTATGTGCCCTGCAAGCAGTGCCCCCCCATGAAGAAAGGTAACAGATGTGGGTGAATGGGGAGGAGGACTTCGCCTCATGAAAATGATAGAATCTGAAGGACTCTGATGAGGAGGTATATCTACAAGGTCTCAATAACACACTCtcaatccctccctcccctcccccaggagtcAGTTATCTGATGATGGGCCAGGTGGAAGAGAACAGAGGTCCTACCCTTCCTCCAGAGAGCTTCGTAGTTCTCTACCGGTCCAACCAGGACCAGATCCTCACCAACCTCAGCAAGAGGAAGTGCCCCTCCCAACCTGTCCGGGCTGCTGGGTCCCAGGCCTGAAACCCAGGCCAGCTTCCCAGCCCCTAGCCCTAGGGACTCCTTTGTTAtccaaataaatgtttcttgactGAGGAAGGGGTCACATCTCCATTTCTATGGTTTGGGGGCCCATCTAGGAGAAATCATTCATTTGTTAAACGCGACACAGGTTTACTGTAACAGAACAATCTTTCAAGAATGTAAGACCTTGTCACCCCTTTGCTCAAAACTctcccatatatattttttaagttatttattttgagagggagaaaagggaccacaagcagggaaggggcagagaggagagccagaatcccaagcaagcaggctctgcgctgtcagcacacagcccggcCCGATGCGGCGTTTCAgttcacgaccgtgagatcatgaccagagccacaTCAAGAGTCGGCGCTTCAACCGACGGCCCCACCTAGGCGTCCCCAAACTCTCCCTtattgtaaacacacacacacacacacacacatatacacgtagTGGTAACTATGTAGAGAGGATGGacatgttaattagcttgattgtggtctTTTCACATTGTGTATGTAAATCCAAATATCAAGTATatcttaaatgtatacaatttttttatgtctaagatatctcagtaaagctatcaaaagagagataaagaaaaccTCCCATAATTTCCCATTAGTctcaaaataaaagccaaaatcctaCTGTAGACTCTGAGGCTCTAGGTGATCTGCatccagcaccccccacccccaccccccccatctcaTCTCTGTCTATTGTCTCCTTTGCAAGTACTTTTCCAGTCTTGGTGACTCCGTGACCAGTTCTAGTACCCTTCTGGTTGGGGGTTTTGCCTTTGCCATCCCCTCTATCCAGAATTCTCTCCACTGATTTCTCATGGCTCATTTCCTAACTTCAATCAGATCTCAGCTCAAAGTTCATCCTAGTcacttattcatttgttcattccaaATGGCAAGCACTGTGGAatgaaccagaaaacaaaacaaagtctctGCTCTTGTGGGGAGGAGAGCACATTCTACTGGAGCGgaaatacacaataaaataaacatggtgttggggcacctcggtggctcagtcagcatctgacttgattttggctcaggtcatgatctcacagtttgtgggttcagagtctgcttgggagtctatctctgcccccaccccatttgctctctttctcaaaaataaataaataaacttaaaaaaataagaataagaataagcaTGGTGGCAAGTGAAACTATGCTATGAGAAAAACAGCCTAAAAGTATAAAGGGGTTCTCCATTTGATGGGGTGCTCAGGGATGGCTTTGGGATAAAATGAACTTTGTTTTTGCTCTACTGCTAACCAATTATGTGGCCTGGGGTGAGATTCTTCACCTTGCTGAGGCCATTTGGTTTGCGAAAGGAGTTCACAAGATTCAGTGGGATGATGCAAGTGGCAGGGTTGGCAAACCCTACTTCCTTGTGCATATGTGAGCGACTTCTGAGTCCCATGAAGGAAAGGGAAACTCAGGAGAGGAGCCGTGGGCTGACATCCTGATGCTGGCAGGCTGAGTCTGCAGACCCAGCGGGGGTCCTGCAGGACCAGCCAAAAGGGTCCTTGGCTTCCCGCAGAAAGGAAATCAAACAGGAGCCAGCAGTAGGTGAAAGCAGTTTAtcgaagacagagagagagagaaggactggGTGTCTGGAagacttggaaaggaaaagacCATGAGTCTCCTCTTTTCTTGGGGTCTGGGGTTTTCACTGGCGATTGTACTCTGTGCACATGCcttctcaggcatccaggaactggtCAGAACAAGGATAGGGTCCTTCTTAAGCCACTCGTTCCCTGAGGCCTGGGGTCTTGGCGTGGAGATATCTAATGCCAGTGGTCTGGAATAGGCACTTGATGGCCTGCCGGGTCATTCCTTAGATATCGCCTATTGtgctggaagactccaaagaTGATATTATCTCTTTGTCCCTTACAAGGAGAACATGTGTTTTTGCATTACGAGGCATGTGTTGAGTGGGGTGGGAATGCGGggtcctagcaagaatagaagccagaaaagaagcaaaggaaaaacacggcttttttttccctggggttccttcagtttccctgtctcagtCCGAGTCCAACTGGAAGCAACCTCCCAACCAGTACTATGGAAAACGGCTATGATTGCTGCAGAGGCTTGTAGGAGAGCCTAGGACTAAAGTAAAGAAAGAGGGCTTCCCTGTGGGATGCTGATTCTAGTGATCTGGAGGTCTCACTGGGGAGGGAGGAACAAAGCCCGAGCTCCAATCAGCCGAGGTCCCCATCCGGTACCTCTGAGTTCCATCATTCGAGCCGGAGTCGCCCGTCAAGTCTTACGTCACTGGGATCAAACCAATCACGTCTTTAAGTGCACCAATCGGCGTATGCTTACGGCGGAAACGAGGTCGCCCTAGCCAATGACAGGGGCCGTACGGCGGAAGTGTAGAAATGGTCTCTCGGGAAGATGGCAGCCTCAGTCCGGCCACAAGTTGATTGGCAGGTGCGGTGACCAGAGGGTAAGCCTTACAACCCGAGAGGCTGTTTGGAGGCTGAGGCACGAAAGAGCTGCGAGCCGAGCTCAGGGAGGGTTCGGAGGCACTTATATAAAGGTCTCCGGAGAGCTAGAGAAAGGGCGGCTCCAGAGGGGGCGGTGCGGCAGGCGAGGTCTGGCCGGAGAGCACGGACGCCCGGAAGGGGCGGAGCctgcggcggggcgggggggagcttTTGGAGCTCGGGAGCCGGGCCAGGAGACGAGGCCCGGGTTGGGAGCAGCTAGGGGCAGGGTTTATGGGGTGGGCGTGACCATGAGGTGGGGCCTGGGGCGGGGCCTAAAGGGACCCGGGCCGAGCTGGAGAGGGGAAGGGTTTGCGGGGACTGGGCCTGGTCTGGAGGAGCCTCATCTAGCGGGTTTCCGACGCGGCGGCGGCAGCATCAGACCAGGCCCTGTCCCTCGACCTCATTCCgacccctttctcctctctcgCTCAACAGCTCTAGACTCCAGGCCCTGTCCCCTGGGCTCTGCCTTCGGATGTCCCACCGTACACAGCCTGCATGCGCCGTGGGGCGCCCCAGGACCAGGAGCTGGTGGGCCCGGGGGCTCCTGCGCGGGGGTCCCGGGGCGCCCCTCCTCCCTCGGGACTTGTCCCGGTCCTCGTCTTTCCCCCGGACCTAGTATTCAGGGCGGACCAGCGGAGTGGACCCCGGCAGCTGCTGACCCTCTATAACCCCACGGGAGCTGCGCTTCGCTTCCGAGGTGAATGGATGGGCACCTCATGCTAGGGATCTGGGTCTGGGGGCAGGACACCAGGGGACTGTGTGGGGCTGGAGGAGTGTGATGAGCAGGGTCAGATATCCAACTTTGGCAGACTGGAAGAATCAGGTCCTGTGCTCTGGGGTAGAAGGCAAGAGGGACTCTAGTGTCCCTCCCTGGGCAAGCTTGTGTAGGGTCTCTGAAGCAATGGTCGGTCTGTGTGTGCATTTATCCCTCAGTCCTGTGCACAGCACCTGCCAAATATACGGTGTTTGACGCAGAAGGATACGTGAAACCTCAATCCTGCATTGACATGTGAGTTGGGATGGTTGAGGGGACTCGTGGGAGCCAGGGGTTGCAGCTCCCTTTGTCTGAATTACCGCGCCCATGCCCTAGGGCTCAGACCTGGGTCTCAACCTTTTCCCCCACCTCTGTCAGCATCCCTAAGGGAAAAGCTCCTGGGAAGTGGGCCTGGATCCACTTGGATCACTGCCTGTCATTCACTTCCTCACAATGGGCCTCTCTCCTATTTTGGGACCAGTGTGATTCGCCACGTGGCCCCCATTCCCAGCCACTATGACGTCCAGGACCGCTTCCGCATTGAGCTGTCTGAGGAGGGAGCTGAGGGTCGAGTGGTGGGGCGCAAGGACATCACCTCGATTCTGAGGGCCCCAGCCTACCCTCTTGAGCTTCAGGGACAGCCTGACCCAACGCCCCACCCAGGGCCTCCTTCCTGGACAGCACCACCCACGGCCAGACACTTCCCCGAGAGTGAGTTGGGGGATGGGAATTCTTGAGTTCTTGAGCGTTACCCTGGAGATGCACCCAGTTGGAGTGGAAGGAGTCTTCTGGTTCAGTCTTTTGCTTTTTGGCAGAAGCATTCCTAGGAGTTGAGATTTCATATCAGGTTAGGCAAAACACAGACTTCTGTAGCTTTCCCTGGTTTCTGGCCTCTACTTAGAGGGAAAAGTTCTCCCTTGGCTCTAACTTCAGTACTTCCTATCATGTGCCAGCTTAGTTCAGTTCAATATGAAACCCATACTGAAGCACTATGCTGTACCAAGTCGTGGGCTGCATATGGGAGACAGAGTTCCTTGCCTGACAATCTTGTCCACAGGAGTCAGTAATGAAGGCAGggtgaagagaaaaatatgctGAGGGACCAGAGGATAGAAGGTTTCTTGTAACTGTGGGGACAGAGGCTCCAGGGAGGAGACGACACTTGCAGTATGCCCCCTGGAAGGCAATAAGAAATAGACACACCTCCCATCTCCAACTTTCATCCTGGAGGACGGTgggctgggcaggagggaggctggAGCTTCTGATGAGCCAGGCTTGTTTCCCAGACCCCCATCCACAACTGGCCAccagctccttcctcctcttcttgctGACGGGCATAGTCTCCGTGGCCTTCCTGCTGCTCCCGCTCCAGGACGAACTTGGCAGCCAGCTGCCCCAAATCCTGCACGTCTCCCTGGGACAGAAGTTGGTGGCGGCCTACATCTTGGGTGAGCACAGTAGTGGCTAGGGGCATGGGGGCCATGAGGAAGGCTAACAGAGCCCCAAGGCTGCTCATTCGGTCTTGctcttctgtcctcctcctccaggcctccTCACCATGGTGTTCCTTCGGACCTGAGCTCCCTGCTCAACTTTTACCCACCTCCTGGGGCAGAGATGTGGATGTGTACATGAGACAGCCACTGTGATGCCCATGCTTTGTTTCAACTCCTActccctcttcttcctgcccagcctctctccccaacTACCCAGGgatttgtattcattttccaaattgaataaaataaatttttcaaattaaactaAGAAATGTAGGAAACAAGCCCCTTTCTTCCCACTTCATTCCTCCAGTTCCTCCTCCCATCCTCAGGGGACCTGGGGCAGTGAAGGGACCCAGTGAGGGTTCTAGTCCTGGTGCTGCACCAGAAGAAaaacctgtgtgaccttgagcaagtcattgaACTTTTCTGAGCTTCTATTTCTACTTCTAAAATGAGGGAATTGGGGAAGTAGACTTTTTTAAGGTCCCCTTTAGCTCTAAAATAGGGTCCTTTCCCTAGGCTGATGTacttaacaaagaaacaaacaaatgctgCCTAATCCCACCTGCTGTAGACATCCAGTTtcagtccttttttttaattttattaagtttcatttatttattctgagagcaaCAGAGgcagcatgaatgggagaggggcagaaaaagacgagggagagagagagaatgagagtcccaagcaggttgtgcactgccagtgcagagcccaacatggggcttgatctcatgaaactgtgagatcatgacctgagctggatgcttaaccaaccaaactacccaggtgccccatccagtCTCATGCTCTGGAGCCATCAGAGCCTCTTGCCAGGGTTTCCTAGATGCTTCCAATACCCagaatccttttctgcctttttgaCCCTTTATCTGCTTTTGTCTCTTCCTTTATGACTTCAACTCCTGTGAGTCAGAAACACCAAGGTCCCTGCCAAGACTGGGGAAAATGGGATTGCCTGACATAACTTCCAACTCAACCAGGCaggagaaactaaggcacaggAAAAGAATAGGATCCTCGAAAGGTAGGTGTCCAGCCCTCTCTCAGATGCAGGgcaagggagaagaaaggaagaggggcagCCAGTGACACTGGCAGATCGTTGATTGGGGACAAAAATCAGCAAGACAATGTTAAGACAGACTCCGTCTGTTCTCTGCTTGTTGTCACATCTCTGATCCTCTTGCCTCCTTCTAGAAGGACCTTATTGATAACATACCCCCACTCCCccaatccaggataatctccctattagtttgctagggctacacagacgggggcgggggggggggtggcgcttaaacacaaattaattttctgacagttctagaggctagatgTTCAAGAGTAAGGTGGCAACAGATTTGATTTCTCTGGAAGCCTCTCTTTGGCTCACAGATTGCCCCCTTCTCACCATGTCTttacatggcctttcctctgtgtgtgcacatccctgatgtctctctgtgtccaattttcttacaaggacactaatcGGCTTGGATTAGGTCCACCCTAATGGCTTCATTTGAACTTAATCACATCTTTAAAGGCCGTGTCTCCAAATACAGACTGAgatattgggggttagggcttcaacatacgaatttgtgGGGGGGCACATTTCAGCTCAAAAtactccccatctcaagatcctcaaCCCAACCACATCCAAAAAGTCCTTTTTGTTGGGCGAGGTAACATTCACGGGTTTCAGGGATTAGCACATGAACATCTCTTTTCCAGATTGCTATTCTGGACAAGGTGAAGGGCTGAGAAACTACTTTGGGAAATTTGTTCCAGACATTATGTCAGAGAAGCAAATAGTCAAGGAGCATCTGACCCTGGTCCAGGCTCCTGAGAACCCACCAAGTCAGGCTCAGGGGGCGTAAGAGGGGGGAAATTTCATCCTGGAACCCAGAGCCTGGGGCATCGCAAGCTGTACACTAAGAGGCCTTTACTCCCCAGTGTCCTGAGGCGCAGGGTAGGACCTGTCCACATCAAGAGAGGACCGAGTAGCCCAGACACAGGCCCTAGTATTTATGCAGCTGCCCTTGAGTGAGGGCCAGGGCTGCCGCCACCTGAGATGTGATTAAGGGCAAAGTGGTGCAGGCAGCATTTACACTTCCCTGCCCTCCTGCAGCTTCTACCTTGTTGGACAAAACTGACCAAAGGGGACCCACGTGGAGAGGTCCCAGGGTGGGTCAGtctaacaggtgtgtgtgtgtgacccctGCAGTCTCCCAGGGCCCTATACTCAGGAGGGCCCATGTTTGGGGGCTAATGCTCTGTGGTCACcaccttgaaattcttaattgGTTTTACCTTTGAATTTATGTTTTGGATCTACGGCAAACATGCCACCTTGAACGCGCCCTATCTCGTCTGAATTTATGTTTTTGGAAGGACAGTCCGATGGGACAATGGAGAATGTGTGGGGGTCCTGCCTCCCCTGGTCGTGTTCTTAcctgccagctccctgcccccacccagaaACAACTGGTACCCTCTTTC
This window of the Neofelis nebulosa isolate mNeoNeb1 chromosome 18, mNeoNeb1.pri, whole genome shotgun sequence genome carries:
- the PCOLCE gene encoding procollagen C-endopeptidase enhancer 1 isoform X2 — encoded protein: MLPAATASLLGPLLTAWALLPFAQGQTPNYTRPVFLCGGDVTGESGYVASEGFPNLYPPNKECIWTITVPEGQTVSLSFRVFDFELHPACRYDALEVFAGSGTSGQRLGRFCGTFRPAPLVAPGNQVTLRMTADEGTGGRGFLLWYSGRATSGTEHQFCGGRLEKAQGTLTTPNWPESDYPPGISCSWHIIAPPDQVISLTFGKFDLEPDTYCRYDSVSVFNGAVSDDAKRLGKFCGDTAPGPISSEGNELLVHFVSDLSVTADGFSASYKTLPRGAAKEEQAQNAGEDARSGTPILSPGPKPGLPSEEKPKASSEAQATPGGPDVPSVPCPKQCRRTGTLQSNFCTSNLVVTATVKSMVRGPGEGLTVTVSLIGAYKTGGLDLPSPLTDTPLKFYVPCKQCPPMKKGVSYLMMGQVEENRGPTLPPESFVVLYRSNQDQILTNLSKRKCPSQPVRAAGSQA
- the PCOLCE gene encoding procollagen C-endopeptidase enhancer 1 isoform X1, which codes for MLPAATASLLGPLLTAWALLPFAQGQTPNYTRPVFLCGGDVTGESGYVASEGFPNLYPPNKECIWTITVPEGQTVSLSFRVFDFELHPACRYDALEVFAGSGTSGQRLGRFCGTFRPAPLVAPGNQVTLRMTADEGTGGRGFLLWYSGRATSGTGPPPGARRKWVTDPRVEWAAWGYWDEHQFCGGRLEKAQGTLTTPNWPESDYPPGISCSWHIIAPPDQVISLTFGKFDLEPDTYCRYDSVSVFNGAVSDDAKRLGKFCGDTAPGPISSEGNELLVHFVSDLSVTADGFSASYKTLPRGAAKEEQAQNAGEDARSGTPILSPGPKPGLPSEEKPKASSEAQATPGGPDVPSVPCPKQCRRTGTLQSNFCTSNLVVTATVKSMVRGPGEGLTVTVSLIGAYKTGGLDLPSPLTDTPLKFYVPCKQCPPMKKGVSYLMMGQVEENRGPTLPPESFVVLYRSNQDQILTNLSKRKCPSQPVRAAGSQA
- the MOSPD3 gene encoding motile sperm domain-containing protein 3, with product MRRGAPQDQELVGPGAPARGSRGAPPPSGLVPVLVFPPDLVFRADQRSGPRQLLTLYNPTGAALRFRVLCTAPAKYTVFDAEGYVKPQSCIDIVIRHVAPIPSHYDVQDRFRIELSEEGAEGRVVGRKDITSILRAPAYPLELQGQPDPTPHPGPPSWTAPPTARHFPENPHPQLATSSFLLFLLTGIVSVAFLLLPLQDELGSQLPQILHVSLGQKLVAAYILGLLTMVFLRT